The Hymenobacter sp. GOD-10R genome includes a window with the following:
- a CDS encoding HAMP domain-containing sensor histidine kinase, translated as MLSVSSIVGSLALYERFDHQLVSSKKKIAGNLLVDNDLLGEYLLGQRTREIATDPLISSMMASIFTNPELVRQRIVKYYLRDYFDKYEIIVTLFDAAGRPIRGEENTVTLAQLRKRLLRAADSTDQENLYLIRGANSFSTRRYVAFVPVRTPAGATSTILLELSLKKLTAYSVVPELLVDQKFFQPGLGPDLSYAGYENGHLVYNEGDFDYTNHLDLQQLRNPRLYDPGLSIRGFHHLAVRGPQDRTVVVTTATYSFGDWLANFSFLFLLHSFFFLFCTGFYMVVEGRYIDVFRANFSTKIQLFLNLGIVVPLLIVSIATASQVTNSYKRDLRRTYERRGKTVQENLLKNRALLADSASRTALIELADNVSNLTETDLNLYDAHGQLQVSSQPLIFESGVLSQLMNPQAIAALAEQGQPRVLLTERAGSLSFNSLYLPLRATAQAGHPGTVIGYVGIPFFDSEKDLDNKLIELISTILNIFTVMFILFLVLTFLASRLLTEPLKLLTEKLKQTTLTGQNEMLAYEASDEIGLLVREYNQMLLKLEDSKQELATQEKEAAWREMARQVAHEIKNPLTPMKLSLQFLQKAIAERRPNTEELISKISQTLITQVDVLSDIATSFSTFTNLPAMRPERLDVAPILRRCVGLHQGGAGTGGIQLRLPADADEGRYVVFADENLLVRTFNNLLINALQAVPAGRKPVIEASLERVEASRVKICIKDNGMGIPEAVRDKVFVPNFTTKVSGSGIGLAVARRGIESAGGSIWFETQEGVGTLFYIELPLAPE; from the coding sequence ATGCTCAGTGTTAGCTCTATTGTGGGCTCATTGGCCCTATACGAGCGTTTCGACCACCAACTCGTATCAAGTAAGAAGAAAATAGCAGGTAACTTGCTTGTCGACAATGACTTACTAGGGGAGTATCTGCTAGGGCAACGTACACGCGAAATTGCTACAGATCCGCTGATCAGTTCTATGATGGCCAGCATCTTCACGAATCCGGAGTTGGTGCGTCAACGAATTGTCAAGTACTACCTGCGTGACTACTTCGACAAGTACGAGATTATAGTTACGCTGTTTGATGCCGCTGGTCGACCAATTAGAGGAGAGGAAAATACAGTTACCCTTGCGCAGCTTCGGAAACGGTTACTACGCGCTGCTGATAGTACTGACCAAGAAAACTTGTATTTGATACGTGGGGCTAATTCATTCAGCACCAGAAGGTATGTGGCGTTCGTACCTGTACGAACACCAGCTGGAGCTACCAGTACTATCCTGTTAGAACTGTCTTTGAAAAAGCTAACAGCTTATAGTGTAGTACCCGAGTTACTAGTAGATCAAAAGTTCTTTCAGCCAGGCCTAGGTCCTGACTTGAGCTATGCCGGTTATGAAAACGGCCATTTGGTGTACAACGAGGGAGATTTCGACTATACCAACCATCTTGACCTTCAGCAACTACGGAATCCTCGCTTGTATGACCCCGGACTCTCTATACGTGGTTTTCACCATCTAGCAGTACGTGGCCCGCAGGATCGAACGGTAGTAGTTACGACAGCCACTTACTCCTTTGGTGATTGGTTGGCGAATTTTTCCTTTCTGTTTCTCCTGCATTCATTCTTTTTCCTGTTCTGCACCGGCTTTTACATGGTTGTAGAAGGGCGCTACATCGATGTGTTTCGCGCCAATTTCAGCACCAAAATTCAGCTGTTCCTGAACCTAGGTATTGTCGTACCCTTGCTGATTGTAAGTATTGCCACGGCCAGCCAAGTCACCAATTCTTACAAGCGAGATTTACGCCGCACGTATGAACGGCGCGGCAAGACGGTGCAAGAGAACCTCTTGAAGAATCGAGCATTACTCGCTGATTCTGCTAGTCGTACCGCGTTGATCGAGCTAGCGGATAACGTTTCGAACCTCACAGAAACTGACCTCAACCTATACGATGCCCACGGGCAGTTACAAGTCAGCAGCCAGCCGTTAATTTTTGAATCTGGCGTACTGAGTCAGCTGATGAACCCACAGGCAATAGCGGCCCTAGCAGAACAAGGCCAGCCGCGGGTATTGCTAACAGAACGAGCAGGTTCCTTGTCGTTCAACTCCTTATATCTGCCTCTACGCGCTACTGCCCAAGCAGGTCACCCTGGTACCGTAATTGGCTATGTCGGTATTCCTTTCTTTGATTCGGAAAAAGATCTGGATAACAAGCTCATAGAGCTGATTAGCACCATTCTAAACATCTTCACTGTGATGTTTATCTTGTTCCTAGTGCTCACCTTCTTAGCCTCTCGTTTACTGACTGAGCCGCTCAAACTACTCACGGAGAAGCTGAAGCAAACGACTCTGACAGGGCAGAATGAAATGCTCGCCTACGAAGCATCAGATGAGATTGGCCTGCTAGTTCGCGAATACAACCAGATGCTGTTGAAGTTGGAAGACAGCAAACAAGAGCTAGCAACGCAAGAGAAAGAAGCTGCTTGGCGTGAGATGGCCCGCCAGGTCGCGCATGAAATCAAGAATCCGCTTACGCCAATGAAGCTTTCTTTGCAGTTCCTGCAAAAAGCCATAGCGGAGCGGAGACCGAATACGGAGGAGCTGATTAGTAAGATTTCACAGACGCTCATTACGCAAGTGGATGTGCTCAGCGACATTGCAACTTCATTTTCAACGTTCACTAACCTGCCAGCCATGCGGCCCGAGCGGTTGGATGTAGCGCCTATTTTGCGACGTTGCGTAGGCTTGCACCAAGGCGGTGCAGGTACAGGTGGCATCCAGCTACGGTTGCCAGCCGATGCTGATGAAGGACGCTACGTGGTTTTCGCTGATGAGAACCTGTTAGTACGTACCTTCAACAACCTGCTTATCAACGCCCTGCAAGCAGTACCTGCGGGCCGCAAGCCAGTTATTGAGGCGAGCTTGGAGCGGGTAGAAGCTAGCCGTGTGAAGATCTGTATCAAAGACAACGGTATGGGCATCCCAGAGGCGGTACGGGATAAAGTATTTGTGCCGAATTTTACAACGAAAGTTTCAGGCTCAGGTATTGGCTTGGCGGTAGCTCGGCGAGGTATTGAAAGTGCGGGAGGAAGCATCTGGTTTGAGACGCAGGAGGGAGTTGGTACGCTGTTTTATATTGAGCTGCCCCTAGCCCCGGAATAA